Proteins encoded together in one Bombus affinis isolate iyBomAffi1 chromosome 2, iyBomAffi1.2, whole genome shotgun sequence window:
- the LOC126924308 gene encoding pleiotropic regulator 1 isoform X2: MDVQRHSVHTLVFRSLKRTHDMFLLNQGTLPPVDSNLQKMKKSVKAKDSYGPVLARVKTNNIMKIQNENENTDPPPPGDESFGGNNNVAVISYNPIQNNNMVVTTQTNSGGNSINMSLIIPQKKTPSMAKPKWHAPWKLYRVISGHLGWVRCCAVEPGNEWFATGSADRVIKIWDLATGKLKVSLTGHISSVRGLAFSQRHPYLFSCGEDRQVKCWDLEYNKVIRHYHGHLSAVYSMALHPSIDVLVTAGRDSTARVWDMRTKANVHTLVGHTNTVASVICQTAEPQIVTGSHDCTIRLWDLAAGRSRATLTNHKKSIRAVTFHPSLYMFASASPDNIKQWKCPEGKFIQNLSGHNAIVNCLAVNADGVLVSGADNGTMHLWDWRTGYNFQRLQAPVQPGSMDSEAGVFSITFDMSGTRMITTEADKTIKVYKEDDTATEETHPVNWRPDIIKRRKY, from the exons ATG GATGTACAAAGGCATTCTGTACATACTCTTGTATTTCGATCTTTAAAGAGAACACATGatatgtttttattaaatcaagGCACTTTACCACCTGTGGATTCTAATTT acaaaaaatgaaaaaatctgTAAAAGCAAAAGATTCTTATGGTCCTGTATTGGCACGTGTCAAAACTAACAATATAAtgaaaatacaaaatgaaaatgaaaatacagATCCTCCTCCACCAGGcg ACGAATCTTTTGGAGGAAATAATAATGTTGCAGTTATTTCTTATAACCCTATACAAAACAACAATATGGTAGTAACAACGCAAACAAATTCAGGAGGAAATTCAATTAATATGTCATTAATCATACCACAGAAGAAGACACCATCAATGGCAAAACCTAAGTGGCATGCGCCATGGAAATTATATAGGGTTATTAGTGGTCATCTTGGTTGGGTAAGGTGTTGTGCTGTTGAACCAGGAAATGAATGGTTTGCAACAGGATCTGCAGATAGAGTGATTAAA ataTGGGATCTTGCAACTGGTAAATTGAAAGTTTCTTTGACTGGTCATATAAGCAGTGTTCGTGGACTTGCATTTTCTCAAAGACACCCATATTTATTTTCTTGTGGAGAAGATCGGCAAGTGAAATGTTGGGATCTTGAGTACAACAAG GTTATAAGACATTATCATGGACATCTATCAGCTGTCTATTCCATGGCATTACATCCTAGTATTGATGTATTAGTAACTGCAGGTAGAGATTCTACTGCAAGAGTATGGGATATGCGAACCAAAGCAAATGTACATACACTTGTTGGTCACACTAACACAGTTGCTAGTGTAATTTGTCAAACAGCTGAACCACAG ATTGTCACTGGAAGTCACGATTGCACTATACGATTATGGGATTTAGCTGCTGGAAGATCTAGAGCTACTTTAACAAATCACAAGAAAAGTATAAGAGCTGTGACTTTTCATCCATCACT ATATATGTTCGCATCAGCATCTCCAGATAATATTAAGCAATGGAAATGTCCAGAAGGAAAATTCATTCAGAATTTATCTGGTCATAATGCAATAGTTAATTGTTTAGCTGTTAATGCTGATGGCGTATTAGTTTCTGGAGCAGATAATGGTACTATGCATCTTTGGGACTGGAGAACAGG GTATAATTTCCAACGTTTACAAGCACCCGTTCAACCGGGCTCAATGGATAGTGAAGCTGGAGTATTTAGTATTACATTTGACATGTCTGGTACTCGCATGATTACAACAGAAGCAGATAAAACAATCAAAGTATATAAAGAAGATGATACTGCT acTGAAGAGACGCATCCTGTAAATTGGAGACCAGATATAATAAAGCGGAGAAAATATTAA
- the LOC126924308 gene encoding pleiotropic regulator 1 isoform X1, whose protein sequence is MDVQRHSVHTLVFRSLKRTHDMFLLNQGTLPPVDSNLQKMKKSVKAKDSYGPVLARVKTNNIMKIQNENENTDPPPPGGIYKYTYESFGGNNNVAVISYNPIQNNNMVVTTQTNSGGNSINMSLIIPQKKTPSMAKPKWHAPWKLYRVISGHLGWVRCCAVEPGNEWFATGSADRVIKIWDLATGKLKVSLTGHISSVRGLAFSQRHPYLFSCGEDRQVKCWDLEYNKVIRHYHGHLSAVYSMALHPSIDVLVTAGRDSTARVWDMRTKANVHTLVGHTNTVASVICQTAEPQIVTGSHDCTIRLWDLAAGRSRATLTNHKKSIRAVTFHPSLYMFASASPDNIKQWKCPEGKFIQNLSGHNAIVNCLAVNADGVLVSGADNGTMHLWDWRTGYNFQRLQAPVQPGSMDSEAGVFSITFDMSGTRMITTEADKTIKVYKEDDTATEETHPVNWRPDIIKRRKY, encoded by the exons ATG GATGTACAAAGGCATTCTGTACATACTCTTGTATTTCGATCTTTAAAGAGAACACATGatatgtttttattaaatcaagGCACTTTACCACCTGTGGATTCTAATTT acaaaaaatgaaaaaatctgTAAAAGCAAAAGATTCTTATGGTCCTGTATTGGCACGTGTCAAAACTAACAATATAAtgaaaatacaaaatgaaaatgaaaatacagATCCTCCTCCACCAGGcggtatttataaatatacat ACGAATCTTTTGGAGGAAATAATAATGTTGCAGTTATTTCTTATAACCCTATACAAAACAACAATATGGTAGTAACAACGCAAACAAATTCAGGAGGAAATTCAATTAATATGTCATTAATCATACCACAGAAGAAGACACCATCAATGGCAAAACCTAAGTGGCATGCGCCATGGAAATTATATAGGGTTATTAGTGGTCATCTTGGTTGGGTAAGGTGTTGTGCTGTTGAACCAGGAAATGAATGGTTTGCAACAGGATCTGCAGATAGAGTGATTAAA ataTGGGATCTTGCAACTGGTAAATTGAAAGTTTCTTTGACTGGTCATATAAGCAGTGTTCGTGGACTTGCATTTTCTCAAAGACACCCATATTTATTTTCTTGTGGAGAAGATCGGCAAGTGAAATGTTGGGATCTTGAGTACAACAAG GTTATAAGACATTATCATGGACATCTATCAGCTGTCTATTCCATGGCATTACATCCTAGTATTGATGTATTAGTAACTGCAGGTAGAGATTCTACTGCAAGAGTATGGGATATGCGAACCAAAGCAAATGTACATACACTTGTTGGTCACACTAACACAGTTGCTAGTGTAATTTGTCAAACAGCTGAACCACAG ATTGTCACTGGAAGTCACGATTGCACTATACGATTATGGGATTTAGCTGCTGGAAGATCTAGAGCTACTTTAACAAATCACAAGAAAAGTATAAGAGCTGTGACTTTTCATCCATCACT ATATATGTTCGCATCAGCATCTCCAGATAATATTAAGCAATGGAAATGTCCAGAAGGAAAATTCATTCAGAATTTATCTGGTCATAATGCAATAGTTAATTGTTTAGCTGTTAATGCTGATGGCGTATTAGTTTCTGGAGCAGATAATGGTACTATGCATCTTTGGGACTGGAGAACAGG GTATAATTTCCAACGTTTACAAGCACCCGTTCAACCGGGCTCAATGGATAGTGAAGCTGGAGTATTTAGTATTACATTTGACATGTCTGGTACTCGCATGATTACAACAGAAGCAGATAAAACAATCAAAGTATATAAAGAAGATGATACTGCT acTGAAGAGACGCATCCTGTAAATTGGAGACCAGATATAATAAAGCGGAGAAAATATTAA
- the LOC126924197 gene encoding glycosylphosphatidylinositol anchor attachment 1 protein: protein MGLLTDPAAGSGKIIKFLLKRERPLCFFLYISGIVWILLLALPIFNDNTYFSENALLPGLVTKESNLAQTAKQYYIHLIHEMKRYPDVMPYAWLAAKLNQLHLDVFTHNFTLVYPFQEQQFTGQNIYGIMRAPRAASTEAIVVSVPFRPINSIYLDTAPSIALLLAFAKFCRKQKYWAKDIVFLITEHEQLGIQAWLDAYHGVTSGNKGILISGDLPGRAGSIQTAINLELHSMKITSIDVKVEGLNGRLPNLDLFNLAQNMIAKEGIRQSFQKRFDVKYKNKFNYWWYHFNTLLMMITSQATGIPTGNHGLFHRFGIEAITLEGFEKPGQQNSNGNFYQIGRIVESIVRSLNNLLERFHQSYFFYLLPSTDTYISIGFYIRSLVLIIAGIFVKAFSIWQRLQVSTSVEDKKNTVIKQSKDDGFDIGVIMSEILWSHICGVVIATSPFPLTYFGKKVNSHTEDSIYLGFVAITILTLIWPFYSRRQMKYKNAALVCVIALVEFGTVLMCIAMHNFSLALLTAVIYVPFVFVLPIAPKQNLTKSRKMLSFMWVFLHPFMIASLFIMCYTYMYFFSDSLPSILFRGYRATKQAFVFSIMDSMIYGNWLYDVTVLTMFPIWFIFWNILCFNIV from the exons ATGGGGTTATTAACGGATCCTGCGGCAGGATctggaaaaataataaaatttttattgaaacgaGAACGACCACTTTGTTTCTTCTTATACATTAGCGGCATTGTTTGGATATTACTTCTTGCTTTACCCATATTCAACGATA ATACCTATTTCTCTGAAAATGCTTTATTGCCAGGATTGGTTACGAAAGAAAGTAACTTAGCGCAAACAGCAAAACAgtattatatacatttaatcCATGAAATGAAACGATATCCTGATGTAATGCCATATGCATGGTTAGCTGCTAAATTAAATCAGCTTCATTTGGATGTTTTTACACATAATTTCACATTAGTATATCCTTTTCAAGAGCAACAG TTTACAGGCCAAAATATATATGGGATTATGAGAGCTCCAAGAGCAGCTAGTACAGAAGCAATTGTAGTTAGCGTCCCTTTTAGACCAATTAATAGTATTTATTTGGATACTGCACCTTCTATTGCTCTTCTTCTTGCATTTGCTAAATTTTGTAGAA AACAGAAATACTGGGCAAAGGATATTGTATTCCTAATAACAGAACATGAACAATTAGGAATACAAGCGTGGTTGGATGCATATCATGGAGTTACTAGTGGTAACAAAGGTATACTTATATCTGGAGATCTTCCTGGTCGTGCTGGCTCCATTCAAACTGCTATTAATTTGGAATTACATTCAATGAAGATTACATCTATTGACGTTAAA GTAGAAGGATTAAATGGTCGATTACCCAATTTAGATCTTTTTAATTTGGCACAAAATATGATAGCCAAGGAAGGAATTCGACAATCATTTCAAAAACGTTTTgatgttaaatataaaaataagtttAACTATTGGTGGTATCATTTCAATACACTTCTGATGATGATTACAAGTCAAGCTACTGGAATTCCAACAGGAAATCATGGACTTTTCCATAG GTTCGGTATTGAAGCGATTACTTTGGAAGGTTTTGAAAAGCCTGGTCAACAAAATTCTAatggaaatttttatcaaattggTCGTATTGTAGAAAGTATAGTACGAtcgttaaataatttattagaacGTTTTCAtcaatcttattttttttatctgCTTCCATCAACAGATACTTATATTTCTATTG gaTTTTATATAAGATCTTTAGTCTTAATTATTGCTGGGATATTTGTAAAGGCATTTTCTATTTGGCAAAGGCTTCAAGTATCCACTTCTGTAGAAGATAAGAAAAACACCGTTATTAAACAGTCAAAG GATGATGGATTTGACATTGGTGTTATTATGTCAGAAATATTATGGAGCCATATTTGTGGTGTTGTAATTGCAACATCCCCATTCCCACTTACTTATTTTGGTAAAAAAGTAAATTCTCATACAGAAGACTCTATATATTTGGGTTTTGTTGCAATAACTATCTTAACATTAATATGGCCATTTTATTCTAGAAG gcaaatgaaatataaaaatgcagCTTTAGTTTGTGTGATTGCACTAGTAGAGTTTGGTACTGTATTAATGTGCATAGCAATGCATAATTTTTCTTTGGCACTTCTGACTGCTGTAATTTATGTACCGTTTGTATTTGTTCTACCAATTGCACCAAAACAAAATCTCACCAA ATCACGCAAAATGCTTTCTTTTATGTGGGTTTTTCTACATCCATTTATGATTGCAAGTTTATTCATAATGTGTTACACATACATGTATTTTTTTTCTGATTCCCTTCCCTCAATTTTATTTCGAGGATATCGTGCTACAAAGCAAGCATTTGTTTTTAGTATCATGGATTCAATGATTTATGGGAATTGGTTATATGATGTAACAGTTTTAACAATGTTTCCTATTTGGTTTATATTTTGGAACATTTTATGTTTTAATATAGTATGA